In the Pseudomonadota bacterium genome, one interval contains:
- the dnaK gene encoding molecular chaperone DnaK, with product MGKIIGIDLGTTNSCVAVMEGSAPRVIENSEGDRTTPSVVAFVDDEVLVGQPAKRQAVTNPAKTLYAVKRLIGRRFEDKEVQKDIELVPYTITKADNGDAWVEVDGNRMAPPEVSARVLMKMKKTAEDYLGESISEAVITVPAYFNDSQRQATKDAGKIAGLEVKRIINEPTAAALAYGMDKNSGDSKIVVYDLGGGTFDVSVIEIAEIDGEKQFEVLSTNGNTFLGGEDFDNRLIDYLVDEFKKDQGFDLRGDPLAMQRLKEGAEKAKIELSSGQQTDVNLPYITADQSGPKHLNIKITRAKFESLVEDLVQGTIEPCRIALKDAGIKSSEITDVIMVGGQTRMPMVQDVVKDFFGKEPRRDVNPDEAVALGAAIQGGVLGGDVKDVLLLDVTPLSLGIETLGGVMTKLIEKNTTIPTKAQQVFSTADDNQSAVTVHVLQGERELAQGNKSLGKFDLTDIPPAARGVPQIEVAFDIDANGILNVSAKDKATGKEQSIVIKASSGLSDDEIDKMVRDAEAHADEDRKLREMVELRNQADNLIHGTEKSLETLGEQVTDDEKADIRSKIDALRASLDGDDKDAVTAAMEALSAAAGDLAQRAYSNAGAADPAADAAPGEPGGNAASDDAVDAEFEEVKDDNNKSA from the coding sequence ATGGGAAAAATCATCGGTATAGATCTCGGCACCACGAACTCGTGCGTGGCCGTGATGGAAGGCAGCGCACCGCGCGTGATCGAGAACTCCGAAGGTGACCGCACCACCCCGTCGGTCGTGGCCTTCGTCGACGACGAGGTCCTGGTCGGCCAGCCGGCCAAGCGCCAGGCGGTCACGAACCCGGCCAAGACGCTGTACGCGGTCAAACGTCTGATCGGGCGTCGGTTCGAGGACAAGGAGGTTCAGAAAGACATCGAGCTGGTCCCGTACACCATCACCAAGGCGGACAACGGTGACGCCTGGGTCGAGGTCGACGGCAACCGCATGGCCCCGCCCGAGGTGTCCGCCCGTGTGCTGATGAAAATGAAGAAGACGGCCGAGGACTACCTGGGCGAGAGTATCTCTGAAGCGGTCATCACCGTGCCGGCGTACTTCAACGACAGCCAGCGCCAGGCCACCAAGGACGCGGGCAAGATCGCCGGACTTGAAGTCAAGCGGATCATCAACGAGCCCACGGCCGCGGCGCTCGCCTACGGCATGGACAAGAACTCCGGCGACAGCAAGATCGTGGTCTACGATCTCGGCGGCGGCACCTTCGACGTCTCGGTCATCGAAATCGCGGAGATCGACGGTGAGAAGCAGTTCGAAGTGCTCTCGACCAACGGCAACACCTTCCTCGGTGGCGAAGACTTCGACAACCGCTTGATCGACTACCTCGTCGACGAGTTCAAGAAGGATCAGGGTTTCGATCTGCGCGGCGATCCCCTGGCCATGCAGCGCCTCAAGGAAGGCGCCGAGAAGGCCAAGATCGAGTTGTCGTCCGGGCAGCAGACCGACGTCAACCTGCCGTACATCACGGCCGATCAGTCCGGTCCGAAGCACCTCAACATCAAGATCACCCGGGCCAAATTCGAGTCGCTGGTCGAAGACCTCGTGCAAGGCACGATCGAACCCTGCCGGATTGCGCTCAAGGACGCGGGCATCAAATCGTCCGAGATCACCGACGTGATCATGGTCGGCGGACAGACGCGCATGCCGATGGTCCAGGACGTGGTCAAGGATTTCTTCGGCAAGGAACCGCGGCGCGACGTCAACCCCGATGAGGCGGTGGCCCTCGGTGCGGCGATCCAGGGCGGTGTGCTTGGCGGCGACGTCAAGGACGTGCTGCTGCTTGATGTGACGCCGTTGTCGCTCGGTATCGAGACACTCGGTGGCGTGATGACCAAGTTGATCGAGAAGAACACCACGATCCCGACCAAGGCCCAGCAGGTGTTCTCGACGGCCGACGACAACCAGAGCGCGGTCACCGTGCACGTGTTGCAGGGCGAGCGCGAGCTTGCCCAGGGCAACAAGTCGCTCGGCAAGTTCGACCTGACCGACATCCCGCCGGCGGCGCGCGGTGTACCGCAGATCGAAGTCGCCTTCGACATCGACGCGAACGGCATCCTGAACGTGTCGGCGAAGGACAAGGCCACCGGCAAGGAGCAGTCGATCGTGATCAAGGCCTCCTCGGGCCTGTCGGACGACGAAATCGACAAGATGGTGCGCGACGCCGAGGCGCACGCGGACGAAGACCGCAAGCTGCGTGAGATGGTCGAACTGCGCAACCAGGCTGACAACCTGATCCACGGCACCGAGAAATCGCTCGAGACACTCGGCGAGCAGGTCACCGACGACGAGAAGGCGGACATCCGTTCCAAGATCGACGCCTTGCGCGCGTCGCTCGACGGCGATGACAAGGACGCGGTCACCGCGGCCATGGAGGCGCTGTCAGCGGCGGCAGGCGATCTCGCCCAGCGTGCGTACAGCAACGCGGGCGCAGCAGACCCGGCAGCTGACGCGGCACCGGGCGAGCCCGGCGGCAACGCGGCATCGGACGACGCCGTCGATGCCGAGTTCGAAGAGGTCAAGGACGACAACAACAAGTCGGCTTGA
- the grpE gene encoding nucleotide exchange factor GrpE: protein MASQSPDPEKPAEAADDPIEKPADPADPADGSPAGDAVSADAEVDAGEEVDASSDADTPEAIDWQARCEAEAARADEQAALALRLHADMENLRKRSARDVENAHKFALEKFANELLPVRDSLEMGLEAAQQDDADLQRIQEGTDLTLKMLVSAMDKFQLVAVDPTGEAFDPERHQAMTLQESAEHAPNTVLAVMQKGYTLNDRLLRPALVMVSKAADSGA from the coding sequence ATGGCGTCGCAATCACCTGATCCTGAAAAACCTGCTGAGGCAGCCGACGACCCGATCGAAAAGCCGGCTGACCCGGCTGACCCGGCTGACGGCAGCCCTGCCGGCGACGCCGTCTCAGCCGACGCCGAGGTCGACGCTGGCGAGGAGGTCGACGCGTCTTCGGACGCTGACACGCCGGAGGCGATCGACTGGCAGGCACGCTGCGAGGCGGAGGCGGCGCGCGCGGATGAGCAGGCCGCGCTGGCGCTGCGGCTGCACGCCGACATGGAGAACTTGCGCAAGCGCTCGGCACGCGATGTCGAGAACGCGCACAAGTTTGCGCTCGAGAAGTTCGCCAACGAGCTGTTGCCGGTGCGCGATAGCCTGGAAATGGGTCTGGAAGCCGCCCAGCAGGACGACGCTGACCTCCAGCGCATCCAGGAGGGCACCGATCTCACCTTGAAGATGCTGGTGTCGGCGATGGACAAGTTCCAGCTCGTCGCCGTCGACCCGACCGGCGAGGCCTTCGACCCCGAACGACACCAGGCCATGACCCTGCAAGAGAGCGCGGAGCACGCGCCGAACACGGTCCTCGCGGTCATGCAGAAGGGCTACACGCTCAACGACCGGTTGCTGCGGCCGGCCCTGGTCATGGTTTCCAAGGCGGCGGACTCAGGTGCTTGA
- the hrcA gene encoding heat-inducible transcriptional repressor HrcA, with protein MTEESPQALLSDREEAILRALVDEYIREGAPIGSRTLSKRSGIALSAASIRNVMCDLEELGLLRAPHTSAGRVPTEQAYRLFVDRMVQYQPLEHASVDALRQHLSADLNREQLIARASEYLSGMTHMAGLVFAPRPAEETLRQIEFVALSEQRALVILVTNDHDVQNRVVSLDRDYSAEELAAAARFITAKFGGLSLHEVRKRLLDALEDLRDDMASQMEHMITVAGQVLAAPDREASGDYAVAGQTNLMGVNSASDVEHLRTLFDTFNNQRDMYHLFERCMGADGVRVFIGAEAGHEVLDNYSLVSAPCEVDGEVLGMLGVIGPTRMAYDRVVPVVDVTSKILGAALNSNR; from the coding sequence ATGACCGAGGAATCGCCGCAAGCGCTGTTGTCGGACCGCGAGGAGGCCATCCTGCGCGCGCTGGTCGACGAGTACATCCGCGAGGGCGCACCGATCGGCTCACGTACCCTGAGCAAGCGCTCCGGCATCGCCCTCAGCGCTGCCAGCATCCGCAACGTGATGTGCGACCTCGAGGAACTCGGCCTGCTGCGTGCGCCGCACACCTCGGCCGGCCGGGTGCCGACCGAGCAGGCGTACCGGTTGTTCGTCGACCGCATGGTCCAGTACCAACCGCTTGAGCACGCCAGCGTGGACGCGTTGCGCCAGCACCTCTCGGCCGACCTGAACCGCGAGCAACTGATCGCCCGTGCGTCCGAGTACCTCTCGGGAATGACCCATATGGCGGGGCTGGTGTTTGCCCCCCGGCCGGCCGAGGAGACCCTGCGTCAGATCGAATTTGTCGCGCTCTCCGAACAGCGCGCACTGGTGATCCTGGTCACCAACGACCACGACGTGCAGAACCGCGTGGTCAGCCTCGACCGCGACTACTCGGCTGAGGAACTGGCCGCCGCCGCGCGCTTCATCACGGCGAAGTTCGGCGGGCTGAGCTTGCACGAGGTGCGCAAACGGCTGCTCGACGCGCTCGAGGATCTGCGCGACGACATGGCCTCGCAGATGGAGCACATGATCACCGTGGCGGGCCAGGTGCTGGCCGCACCCGACCGCGAAGCCTCGGGCGACTACGCGGTCGCGGGCCAGACCAACCTGATGGGCGTCAACTCGGCGTCGGACGTCGAACACCTGCGCACGCTTTTCGACACCTTCAACAACCAGCGCGACATGTACCACCTGTTTGAACGCTGCATGGGTGCCGACGGCGTTCGGGTGTTCATCGGGGCCGAGGCCGGCCACGAGGTGCTCGACAACTACAGCCTTGTCAGTGCCCCCTGTGAGGTCGACGGGGAGGTCCTCGGCATGCTCGGTGTGATCGGTCCCACCCGGATGGCGTACGACCGCGTGGTACCGGTTGTCGACGTGACCTCGAAAATCCTCGGCGCGGCCTTGAATTCCAACCGCTGA
- the mnmC gene encoding FAD-dependent 5-carboxymethylaminomethyl-2-thiouridine(34) oxidoreductase MnmC, producing the protein MHATESGLTTPPSGDPRAALVIGGGIAGAAIARALADRGSEVRVLEAGDQPARGASGNPRAVVRPVLARSRHDPLATFYSRASEHARRSLVLHPDLDRPNLCCLAGAHVETEHAHELDCSAHGVTLLDAASASARLGLDARAGFFLHDALTLAPAALCAALLAHPAITLRQNATVAALQRNGSNWAALDTAGQVIGRAPTAVVATGPALDTLAPTLARALHRTTGVSIQHAPTPSAQRPRASLLGPMSLSPTADGIAVYGGHWRNSEPLKTQLAGLPSRFATLVDGASDHRVVARLHTPDRLPLVGPLPDMAATASHFAPLRHGKPPAGEPIYQRDAYVLGALGGRGITSALWCADLLASAVYGAERAALRPLHPLRFLVRSLRRNLPPYATGR; encoded by the coding sequence TTGCACGCCACTGAGTCGGGACTGACCACACCGCCGTCCGGCGATCCCCGGGCCGCGCTGGTCATCGGCGGCGGCATCGCCGGTGCCGCGATCGCACGGGCCCTTGCCGACCGCGGCAGCGAGGTCAGGGTGCTGGAAGCCGGTGACCAACCGGCACGCGGTGCCAGCGGCAACCCGCGCGCCGTCGTACGACCGGTGCTGGCGCGGAGTCGCCACGATCCGCTCGCCACGTTCTACAGCCGCGCGAGCGAACACGCGCGCCGATCCCTGGTGTTGCACCCCGATCTCGACCGCCCGAACCTCTGCTGTCTGGCGGGCGCGCACGTCGAAACCGAGCATGCCCACGAGCTCGATTGCAGCGCACACGGTGTGACCCTCCTCGACGCGGCCAGCGCGAGTGCACGTCTCGGGCTTGACGCCCGCGCCGGGTTTTTTTTGCACGACGCCTTGACACTCGCCCCGGCCGCGCTCTGTGCCGCCCTGCTCGCTCATCCGGCGATCACACTGAGGCAAAACGCCACGGTGGCGGCACTGCAGCGAAACGGGTCGAACTGGGCAGCGCTCGACACCGCGGGACAGGTGATCGGGCGGGCGCCCACCGCCGTTGTGGCCACCGGCCCCGCTCTCGACACCCTCGCGCCGACGCTCGCACGCGCGCTGCACCGCACAACCGGCGTATCGATCCAGCACGCCCCGACACCGTCAGCGCAGCGGCCCCGTGCATCCCTGCTCGGCCCTATGTCCTTGTCACCGACGGCGGACGGCATCGCCGTCTACGGCGGCCATTGGCGCAACAGCGAACCGCTGAAGACCCAGCTCGCGGGTCTCCCGTCGCGCTTTGCCACGCTCGTCGATGGGGCAAGCGACCACCGTGTTGTGGCACGCCTGCACACACCCGATCGGTTGCCACTGGTGGGTCCGTTGCCCGACATGGCAGCGACAGCCTCACACTTCGCGCCGCTGCGACACGGCAAACCGCCCGCGGGAGAACCGATCTACCAGCGCGACGCCTATGTGCTCGGCGCACTCGGCGGGCGCGGCATCACGTCGGCCCTCTGGTGTGCCGACCTGCTCGCGTCGGCGGTCTACGGTGCAGAACGGGCGGCGCTGCGGCCGCTTCACCCGCTGCGTTTTCTGGTGCGTTCGCTCCGGCGCAACCTACCGCCGTACGCGACTGGACGCTGA
- a CDS encoding ribokinase — MRVYNFGSVNIDHVYRVAHFVQPGETRAVTSYHRFLGGKGANQSLALARAGAPVSHIGAVDHGSEWALDELQASGVDVSGIATVNTPTGHAIIQVDDSGENCILIEAGANARVSVDALKAHLGSAAAGDWLLLQNETNGVEDAARAACARGLSVAYNPAPFDAETAAAMLDHIALLIVNGSEFEALRATLGDAVPAQVDLLITHGEHGAEYRSRGDQIFVPARKVKAIDTTAAGDTFIGYYLASVSAGLDRVSALERAALASALCVSVAGAAVSIPTADAVSHFARH, encoded by the coding sequence ATGCGTGTCTACAACTTCGGCTCCGTCAACATCGACCACGTCTACCGCGTTGCGCACTTCGTGCAACCGGGCGAGACCCGTGCGGTGACGTCGTACCACCGCTTTCTCGGTGGCAAAGGGGCCAACCAATCGCTTGCACTGGCCAGGGCAGGTGCGCCAGTCAGCCACATCGGTGCAGTGGATCACGGCAGCGAGTGGGCGCTCGACGAACTGCAGGCCAGCGGCGTCGATGTCAGCGGTATTGCAACCGTGAACACACCGACCGGGCACGCCATCATTCAGGTCGACGACAGCGGTGAGAACTGCATCCTGATCGAAGCCGGCGCAAATGCGCGCGTGTCCGTGGACGCCTTGAAAGCGCACCTCGGCTCGGCCGCCGCTGGCGATTGGCTGCTGTTGCAAAACGAGACCAACGGCGTCGAGGACGCGGCACGCGCCGCGTGCGCGCGCGGCCTGTCCGTCGCCTACAACCCCGCCCCGTTTGACGCCGAAACCGCTGCAGCCATGCTCGACCACATCGCCCTGCTGATCGTGAATGGCAGTGAGTTCGAGGCGCTCCGGGCAACCCTTGGCGACGCGGTGCCAGCGCAGGTGGACCTGCTGATCACGCACGGCGAACACGGTGCCGAGTACCGAAGCCGAGGCGACCAGATCTTCGTGCCAGCCCGAAAAGTGAAAGCGATCGACACCACCGCGGCCGGCGACACGTTCATCGGCTATTACCTCGCAAGTGTGTCAGCCGGACTCGACCGCGTGTCCGCACTCGAGCGGGCCGCTCTCGCCAGCGCGCTGTGCGTGAGTGTGGCAGGTGCTGCCGTGTCGATTCCAACTGCGGACGCCGTGAGCCACTTCGCGAGACACTGA